Proteins from one Juglans microcarpa x Juglans regia isolate MS1-56 chromosome 6S, Jm3101_v1.0, whole genome shotgun sequence genomic window:
- the LOC121236616 gene encoding uncharacterized protein LOC121236616 translates to MYNEARDPLEHLETFRAHMTLHGFPGEVACIAFPLILKGLARVWFKSLAPGSIDSFRELARMFLTQFIACRRRKHPATYLFTIKQAEDEGLKAYLSKFNKECMTTNDQDKKITLAVLLGGVWPRSQFMAELARTPATLQDFMDQVDKFINPEDTL, encoded by the coding sequence ATGTATAACGAGGCTAGAGACCCCCTCGAACACCTGGAAACCTTCAGAGCCCACATGACCTTGCATGGTTTCCCGGGAGAAGTGGCTTGTATAGCTTTCCCGTTGATCCTGAAGGGTCTGGCAAGAGTATGGTTCAAGTCTTTGGCACCCGGGTCCATAGACAGCTTTAGGGAGCTGGCTCGTATGTTCCTTACCCAATTTATAGCgtgtagaagaagaaaacaccCTGCAACGTATCTCTTTACAATCAAGCAAGCAGAAGACGAAGGTTTAAAAGCATACTTATCCAAGTTCAATAAAGAATGCATGACTACAAACGACCAAGATAAGAAGATAACTTTGGCAGTGCTTTTGGGAGGAGTATGGCCCCGGTCCCAGTTCATGGCAGAATTAGCGAGAACTCCCGCCACTCTACAGGACTTCATGGATCAAGTAGACAAGTTCATTAACCCTGAAGATACACTCTAA
- the LOC121236403 gene encoding putative pentatricopeptide repeat-containing protein At1g64310, translated as MVFQHRFLLLELSEIYQSLSRTKQLHAFIIKTHLAHDPFYATRIVRFYSINNDFGSARILFDKTPHRSVFLWNSIIRAYARAHNFGEAFSFFNMMLKTETKPDSFSYACIIRACSENFDSDGLRLVHGGVIVSGLGLDSICGSAFVTAYSKLGLVDEASRVFHGLLEPDLVMWNSLISGYGHCGHWDKGLEMFGRMRSEGKQPDGYTLVGLLSGLECSSLVSIGEGIHGFCLKTGFDSNAHVASVLVSMYSRCKCMNSAHRVFYSLFQPDLVTWSALITGYSQSGDYEKALFFFRKLNVEGKKADPVLTASVLAAATQLADVRHGCEIHGYVLRHGFDSDVRVSSSLIDMYSKCGFLGLGIRVFEVMPKRNIVSYNAVISGLSLHGLASQAFKMFEEVLEKGLVPDESTFSALLCACCHGGLVKDGREIFKKMKDIFGIQARTEHYVYMVKLLGMAGELEEAYNLILSLPEPVDYGIWGALLSCCDACGNSDLAEIVAQQLFEDNPEKNAYRVMLSNIYAGDGRWDDVQKLRNDRTGELRKMPGVSWIGGRGH; from the coding sequence ATGGTCTTTCAGCACCGTTTTCTTCTCCTAGAACTCTCCGAGATATACCAATCCCTTTCAAGAACCAAACAACTGCATGCTTTTATCATAAAAACCCACCTTGCCCACGACCCGTTTTATGCAACTAGAATCGTGAGGTTCTATTCTATCAATAACGACTTTGGCTCTGCTCGTATCCTGTTCGACAAAACTCCCCATCGAAGTGTTTTTCTCTGGAACTCAATAATTCGTGCGTATGCCAGAGCCCACAACTTTGGTGAAGCGTTCTCTTTCTTTAACATGATGCTTAAAACTGAAACTAAACCTGATAGTTTTTCTTATGCTTGTATTATACGCGCGTGCTCTGAGAACTTCGATTCAGATGGATTGAGACTTGTTCACGGTGGAGTAATAGTTTCTGGTTTAGGATTGGATTCCATTTGTGGAAGTGCATTTGTGACGGCTTATTCGAAACTGGGTCTTGTTGATGAAGCCAGTAGGGTTTTTCATGGGCTGCTTGAGCCGGATTTGGTAATGTGGAATTCACTTATTTCTGGTTATGGGCATTGTGGACATTGGGATAAAGGGCTAGAGATGTTTGGTAGAATGAGAAGTGAGGGGAAGCAGCCAGATGGATATACACTAGTTGGCTTGCTCTCAGGTTTAGAATGTTCCAGTTTAGTGAGTATTGGCGAAGGAATACATGGCTTTTGTTTGAAAACTGGTTTTGATTCTAATGCTCATGTTGCTAGTGTGCTTGTGAGTATGTACTCGAGATGTAAGTGCATGAACTCCGCGCATAGAGTTTTCTATAGCTTATTCCAGCCCGATTTAGTTACATGGTCTGCTTTGATAACTGGATATTCTCAATCTGGTGATTATGAGAAGGCATTGTTTTTCTTCAGGAAACTGAATGTGGAAGGTAAGAAGGCAGATCCCGTTTTGACCGCCAGTGTACTGGCAGCTGCCACTCAATTGGCAGATGTAAGGCATGGTTGTGAGATACACGGTTATGTACTTAGACATGGATTTGATTCGGATGTAAGGGTCTCCTCTTCTCTCATAGACATGTATTCAAAGTGTGGTTTTCTGGGCTTGGGGATTCGTGTCTTTGAGGTTATGCCGAAAAGGAATATAGTTTCTTACAATGCAGTAATTTCAGGGCTCAGTTTGCATGGACTTGCCTCCCAGGCCTTCAAAATGTTTGAAGAGGTACTGGAAAAAGGATTAGTACCTGATGAGTCTACTTTCTCTGCTCTCCTTTGTGCTTGCTGCCATGGTGGCCTTGTCAAAGATGGCcgagaaattttcaaaaaaatgaaagatatatTTGGGATTCAAGCTAGAACTGAGCATTATGTTTACATGGTAAAACTCCTTGGGATGGCTGGTGAATTGGAAGAGGCTTACAATCTTATCCTGTCATTGCCAGAACCAGTCGATTATGGCATCTGGGGAGCCCTTTTGTCATGCTGCGATGCTTGTGGAAATTCTGACCTGGCAGAAATTGTAGCTCAGCAGCTTTTTGAAGATAATCCTGAGAAAAATGCTTACAGAGTGATGCTTTCAAACATATATGCTGGTGATGGGAGGTGGGATGATGTGCAGAAGCTCAGGAATGATAGGACAGGAGAGCTGAGGAAAATGCCTGGGGTTAGCTGGATTGGAGGCAGAGGTCATTAA
- the LOC121237325 gene encoding uncharacterized protein LOC121237325 → MMMGFLKKLMAAVLVGVFLLVGVFPTTSALLSSGLKGGRKSLWLVQGRDGSMKMLPREKEGGSSERVNIDSNQLLFSFGGGIRRKFIPPPPSPMRSRQSSWRMPAPRAPPPQIPS, encoded by the exons ATGATGATGGGTTTTCTGAAGAAGTTGATGGCAGCAGTACTGGTGGGAGTATTCCTTCTCGTGGGTGTTTTCCCAACAACTTCTGCCTTACTTTCTTCCG GCCTGAAAGGAGGCAGGAAGAGTTTATGGCTTGTGCAGGGTAGAGATGGCTCCATGAAAATGCTTCCCAGGGAAAAAGAAGGTGGCAGCTCTGAAAGGGTGAACATTGATAGTAATCAATTACTGTTTTCATTTGGAGGAGGGATACGAAGAAAATTCATTCCGCCACCACCCTCTCCCATGAGAAGTCGACAATCATCATGGCGCATGCCTGCACCTCGAGCACCTCCGCCGCAGATTCCCTCCTGA